aataaaagaagaatgggaagaataagcaaagaaaggaaagaataaactttttatatacagttccttccttcattcatttattccattattCTTGGATTATGCACAATCCTTCCCAGGAAGTATTGTTATTactattactattattactattactattattattatatattattattatttacatgtgTTCGCTTCAgttattgcatatatatatatatcggtatatgtgtacatatatatatatgtatatatattaattatacacatatatgaagaagatagagaaagaaagaataaggaaagaaaagtgtACTGTATGTGCGCACGCAGCACTATAATAGTAGTCATTTCCTTTATCATaaatcccttccttcttatttatttatactgGCTCagtatatgaaaaattttctttttcttcccttttttttttttttcgttctttaatGAGCACACCAAAAATGGTTCCTCTTTATATgcaatatgtatatatgttgtgcCATTTGAGCTACTTTTtcctgcttccttccttccctttccttttttctccaagAAATTTTATGAAGCTCCGAAAAGTCATGGAAGTTCTACAGAACGTCTCATTTGTGCTATTTCCTGAGTATATAACATAAATACAGGTGCATATaatcatatatgtatgtatcaCGATcattatttacatatttacCTATAGCAGCATATAAGGTGGTAAATTATAATTGCGAAGAATGAAGTTCcaagtattatatatttatattcttcttaCCTCCTTTTCAGGGGGTgtcacaaataaaaataggaaataacagattatacacacatatatacggtaggaaggataaattaggatcatatatatgtataaattcGGTGGTGGAGTTCCATTATAGAATATAGGTATAGGTTACACTAATAACAGTTCCACTAAAATAGCAGTTCCAATAGTAGCAGGTTGCACTTATCAAGTTGCACAAATCTTACATGTGTCCTTcccaattaaaaaaaaaaaacctgcGTTGCATCCCTCCAACTGCTCACCCAACTGCTGAAAACCATGTCCTTCGACATCAGACCCCAATTAGGGGctcctatatatgtatccgCTGGAATAAGGAACCCATTTTCCTCCTacggatatatatatgtaggagCCCCTATTTGGGGTCTGATGTCGAATTTGTGAATTATCCGAACAGGAGTGTGTTCCTActagatatatgtatacgttatcatcacagtatattttcattatataGAATTTCGTATGATTGACTACCTCGAAataggaacattttaaatCACATGATGATGCACTATGCACACTTATCCTGCtgaaaaaacacacatatatatatatatagatatatatatagaagagTGTTTGCACACAGCTAAGTTAttaacaaaagggggggaggggatgGACACACTAATTATAAATTGGAGCGTGCTGAACACttctatttatttcttttcctctgtAGAGGCATTATGTAGGGTGATAAGCCACATTCTTTCCTTGTTTCTGTTGAGGGAgatcattcttccttcttcttccaccaCGTGGTCGTTGTTGTGGTGATCTACCACCATTATACATGGTATAATTGTCTGTGTAATCTGtagtggaatattctgttgtgGTAGAACCTCCTATTGTTGTTGAATCGTCGTTCGTAAACGCATAAAAATGATGTTCAAcagatcttttttttcttccgcttcTGCTCCCTTTAAAATGACTACGTAACCAatcaggtaaaagattatactgaaaaaaGTAGGGttggaagaatatatatatatatatataccaatatatatacatatgtatatataaagtatatatatagtggtaattttatacttaccttatataaaagaaatgcgGTGGTAGGAAGTCCCAGTACGCCGAGTACAGAGGAAACAATAGCGGGGGTGTTGCTGTCCATTTCAGATGCAAAAGGAAATTCCTGACGAACTTGTTCCTGTCCCTGAAAAGAATCTTGGCTGCTCCGAACTTCTACTCTTCCTGGTTTAGATTCTAGTGTACATATTAATTCTGATAGGTTCTTTTCAATAGGTCCTTTATATGTTCTTCTATATTCGCTGCAGTGTTTAGCATTATTACTGCTgggacattttttatttaatgaGTTGTAAGCggacttaattttttcaaggTGTTGTTGATACGCAGCAGTGCACTCTTTATTAGTTTTCTGTAGttgttgttttattttcgtaTGGTCATAATGGTACTCATATACTGCTTTCATTGCACTGAAAGTAGTTTTGTCAATGTTATCTTTGTATAT
The Plasmodium coatneyi strain Hackeri chromosome 10, complete sequence DNA segment above includes these coding regions:
- a CDS encoding Variable surface protein Vir7-like protein → MTDQNLTDLLSKKTYAEFNGEGNTYSVSCSWLENTRTALESALDECGKVKGYVDQIVKAWCILQNSGGTYASVNRNCYLFYYWLGDILINKLSDVGDSFLNIMKKIYEEFKSIPDGGIAGSENGCAIIYKDNIDKTTFSAMKAVYEYHYDHTKIKQQLQKTNKECTAAYQQHLEKIKSAYNSLNKKCPSSNNAKHCSEYRRTYKGPIEKNLSELICTLESKPGRVEVRSSQDSFQGQEQVRQEFPFASEMDSNTPAIVSSVLGVLGLPTTAFLLYKITQTIIPCIMVVDHHNNDHVVEEEGRMISLNRNKERMWLITLHNASTEEKK